DNA sequence from the Lycium barbarum isolate Lr01 chromosome 5, ASM1917538v2, whole genome shotgun sequence genome:
TGTTTTTGTGAATGGTTAATTTAGCCTTTTCATATTCTCTTTTAAGCAGGACACTACCCGGAATGGGATGAAGATCACCCTATTCATTTTGTTGGGCATTCAGCTGGAGCACAGGTTGTTCGAGTTTTGCAACAAATGCTAGCTGACAAGGTTAGTTTGCTTATAATCAATTTGATGGATTTTGAGATTTAATAGAGGTGTGCTGTTAATTTAAAGCTTATTGTGATTTCAGGCATTTAAGGGTTATGAGAACACTTCCGAGAAGTGGGTCTTAAGCATCACAGCACTGTCTGGAGCGTTCAACGGGACTACAAGAGCCTATTTTGATGGAATGCAGTAAGTTTCTGATTCTTATTATATGTAGCTCAAATACAGTTGATGTCTTTATTGTCATACAACTAAGTGATACCCTTGGGTGTTCATTATATCAATTGTGCGATTGTTGTAATTTCTAGTATTTAGTAATGACCTCAGAGCCTTAGATAACAATAATATGAAGGTTTTAACTTTGTTGTTTCTATTAAATCCACTTTCAGTTTGCTGTTACCTTTCCTTTCTCTGTTTGGTTATAAAAATATTGCTGTCATCTGTTTGTAGCCTTTATTTATAAGTTATATGTTTACCCAAATCATGAATCTTTGCTAAATTGAGTGATTTGATTTACAGTCCTGAAGATGGGAAGTCGTTGAGGCCAGTGTCTTTGCTTCAGCTTTGCCGGGTTGGAGTAATAATTTACGATTGGTTTGACATACCGTGGCTAAAGAACTATTACAACTTTGGGTTTGACCACTTCAACTTATCCTGGAGAAAAATAGGAATATGGGGTCTTATTGACTGCCTCTTAGGAAATGCTGGTCCATTTGCTACAGGGGATTGGATACTCCCAGATCTTACCCTCCAGGGTTCAATCAAGTTGAACAGCCACTTGCATATGTTTCCTAACACATACTACTTCAGCTATGCTACTAAGCGTACCAGCAAAGTCATGGGGCTAACCGTCCCTTCTGGCATACTAGGAATACATCCTCTGCTCTTCATCCGAGTCCTCCAAATGAGCCTATGGCGCCATCCTCCAGATGTCCCTCCCCCATATAAGGGCTATAGGTCTGTCTTTAATTTTTCCTTATTATTCCATCTCCCGCTAAATGGTGGTTACAATGTATTTAAATCAATTATCATGTATCAAAACGCAGTGGAACCGCCAAATACAGTCAAACATCTCTATAACGATGTTGTTTGTCTGAATAAATTTTGgatgttatagtgaaatgttgttatagagaacataatataacataacatgaaaaataatttccaaagtaacttggtcgttatagtgaaatgttgttatagaggatgACTGTTATAAAGAGGACTGTAACAATTTCTACACAAATCATTCGTAATTTCATCATCTCAGTGTCTAATTCTTGCAGGGATGAAGATTGGTGGGACAATGATGGAGCACTGAACACTATATCTATGACACATCCTCGTTTCCCGGTTGAGCACCCAAGTCAACTGGTTGTTAAAGATTCTGATTGCCAGCCTTTGCAACCTGGCATCTGGTACACTTCCAGTCTTAAGCTTCTGCTATTGTATTTCTTTTGCCAAGTTGCTGTTGTTCGTATTTAACTTGTTTAGTTTCATGTCTAAGTAAAGCTGTTTTCACCGCAATTCCATTTTCTCAGTACTGTCTGCTTTTTCTGAGTTTGAAGAAATGAGGTTTTAATAGCTTTGAACTTTGAACTATAAAGAACCATCACTTCTTGTCATCTTTTCCTAGTTGTAATACTAGCAAGTTTCTTaatgtgtgatttttttttttaaggttatCATTAGGGCTTGATAGTTATTCATGGTTCTGAAGCAAGTTCAGTTTGCAAACCAATATTTTCACATGTGCCCATATAAGGGATTGCTATTTTGATGATAAATTTGACTGGACATCTATATCTCTGTTTGCTTGAAGTGGATGTGCTAAATTTTTGACGAGGTATGCTAGACGTTGCAGCATCAAACTTTTGCATATTAGAGAAACTTTTAAAAAATCTAGGAGGGGTGTGTGACTAAAGAATTGTTCCTGGACTTGCAACTTTAGCTGGTCTTCTTTTTCATCTTCCAAAGAGATGAATCCACTTGCAATTATCTCTTCTGGATCCCTAAACAATCTTCTGTATTTGCTTTCCTCTGCTTGCAATTGGATATTTGCACCGTGTTGCTGTGTTTTCTCTAATATGTTTCCCGCTTAACCCCCTTAAAGATGGTATATATTGGAAATTATGGCTTTTATGCCTATTATCTTTGAGATATGGAAAATATTTGACTTGCTTTTGAATTTGCAACTATTCGACGTCCTGCATATTTGTCTGACTCATATCGGATACTTAAGATTTCTATAAAGTGAGGTTGGAATTCCTGTGTAGTTGTTATTTTGACAAACAAAAGGGTATTTCGGGGAGCGTTAGTATTAATATTTCCTTTGTTCTTTTCTTGAATCAGGTACTATAAGATTGTTGAAGGTGATCACATTCTTTTCATTGTGAATCGGGAAAGAGCTGGATTTCAATTTGATTTGATCTATGACAGCATATTTGAGCGCTGCAGGAAGCATGCCTTCAGAAAAAATCCAACGATGCCAAACCATATAATTTAATAGTTAGCAAGATGCTCTTACAGATGCGCTACAAACTCTTTAAGAGAGAATAGAGATTAAAGAAAAGGGAATCTGTGATATCAAATACTCTTTTGCTTTCTTGCCGCCTTCTTTTTTCTTTCAGACAAAAATCTAGTTTTCCCTTTGAAATGTAAATGTGAATAGAAAAAAATCCCATTCTTCTTCCATTGTGTGTAATGATAATCAATCCCCTTGTGGATTAGGATTAGAAATTTTAGTAAAAACTGGTGGTTATGCATTTAAAGGGTTATTTTTTTCTGATTGTATCATGTCAAGATTCTAGTAGTTGTACCATTGTGTTGCTTCTGGAAGCTTACTGAACTCAAGATTTGACCACTATACAGCTAGTTCTCTGAGGAATAACTTGATGTTACTGCAGGATACACTCTTTGTTATTAGTTACATGTTTGTATCCAGACTTCCAATCTTTTTTTCGGAGTACAAGCAATAACGGTTAAATAGAGCGATATGAACATTGAGGATTCATATATCTAATCCCAACTTACTAGGGAGTTAAGACGTAGTTGTACAAGCAATAAAGGCTCTAGAGCTCTCGACTTGTTTTAGGGTCAGTGGGGAGTGTACTCTCTTCTATCTTCTCTTTGGAACAATGGATTGTTCATGTTAAATTTTTGTGTCTCCTTTGATATATTTCTCGTTTCTGGTCTGACTTATTGTCATTCATGATTAGCGATGTTGGCTCCAAGATAACATATGGTTATTTCGATCCTAAAAGGAAGGAGGTACAGTGGAGTTGGAGTAATTGGATCTCGGATTATTTTAGGACAAGCTGAAAACAAGAGATCTAAAGACCAGTTGACTGTTTGAAATCTTCAAATGCTGATACATAAAACTCGGGTTTTGTATATAAAACTTCGTTCGAAAGAAATACTGAAAGGAAACAAAGAGAATCTGTGTATAGTAAGTCTCCAAAGAAAATAACTAATGGGCTTTTCTTCCTTAGAATTGCATAAACTTCTACAGTTCTATCTTATGTTTTTTTTCCTGGAGTTGTGGTAGGGCAGTTGCTTTAGCCTGGCCTTCACACATGCATAATCATGGGCAGCACATGTATCACCATTCAATTGCACAtgcctctttttcttttttggttgcaGAATAAAACCATCCGACCAGAACTCACAATGGGAggctgaaaaaaaaaatatacttattTTCTGGTGATTGAATTTGAGGGAAAGCCTTAGCGCAACAGTAACGTTACTTGGTAACTTGTAGATTATTTACTTGAGACATAGAAATAACTTCTTTTGCAGATGTGTTCGTACACACTTTTTCTTAATTATTGGGGAATGGGGAGGGAAAGAGAAGGGATATTCGATTCGATTTTTCACCACACGGTGAAGGACATAGGAGCTACCCTATCACTCAGTTGTAGAGCACGTGGTACATGGGGCAAGCCTTTTCTTTGTTAATACTGAATTTGGTTTTCTAGAATGGGGATGAAAATAATGACGACTTAAAGGTCAACAAATTCATGCGAATCATAAGAAATTAGAGTGAAAAAAATTCAATAAAGAACAAAAAACATTAGATAATTTCTTCTTATATGTCTAAGGTTTGATAAGCATAGTTACTAGTATTTGCGTTTAGAAGATACCTGACGAAATAGTCTACCTGATATCCATGCTAACAAGAGATAACAGGCAGAGCGAAGGGGGGTGGGGGCGGCGCAAGGGGCTTCAATTATATTATGTAAAAATGAATAtttttgcatatatataaattatcGAATCTCCTTAGTATAAGATTTTCTTTTATTGAATCTTGTTATTTTGAATTTCTGCCCTTAATAGGAGGGTGTGGAGATCGAGTATCAGAGTAAAGGGTTAGTAGGTAGCGCATGGATTTCTTTTCCGTACCAGGAGTATTAGTATCTTTGTTACGTTTGCTTATTCTTAGATTCCTAGTACTATCTGATTGTTTCTTTTACTCCATTATTTTATTATCTTGCTGCAATTACTGCTATTATTAGTACTGCTGCTTTTTCATCTCTctttgagtcgagggtctattggaaacaacctccctacatGTCACGAGGTAGGGATAagggtctgcgtacactctacccttcccagatCCCACCTGATGAGATTATAGTTGTTGTTTGAATTCCTGGCTCTGCCATCGACAAATGCCAGTAAAATAATGGAGGTGCGGCAAATTGAGTCGAATACCATATCATGGAAGAATCATGGAGAATTATTTTGTGATTTAAATTGACACCGACTTCTCCAACATACACAGTTAAAGCGCCGACCAAGAGGCCGCAACATAACGACCAAAACAGAAACTAAAAGATTCTTAAAGAGAGAAGTCAGTTAAGTTTCATCATATTTTATAGAGCTAAGTTCTCTTTGATACCAACAGTCACACTGAAAGTCAAACTCACATCACATGCAGCTAGTCTGATTCAGTGCAtacaaaagaaaaataacaaaaacaGTCACTTTATGGTTGGATAGATTTAAAATGGTCCATTAAGTATACTTCATAACAATTTTGGTCCTTAAAATTTGTCGTTGAATATTTGGTCTTCATCGAATATTTAACAAACTATTAAGGTTAGATATAACAAGAATGTGATGAAAGAAACGGATTTAATATGAACATTTGAAGGTTTAATTTTTGTCGTTTATGCTATCTCTAGAGTTCGACGCAACTTTTTGAGGTGTTGTTTCTGCTACTTCCCCCACAATTTATATGATTGTGTTTGATCAGGTAcagagttgaagaatgaaagaaagatttTTAGAACTTGTGGGTTAAAACAAGTTTTAGATATTTGTCTTGGCTATAAACAACAATTATGGTTCACTGATACGAATCGAATTGGGGAAGAACCAATTCAATCCAAAACGCGGAATTTAAAGATACtaagaaaaggggatgagaaaagaggataaatACTTGACCCGAATGGGGGGAATCCTATAGACAAATctaggtatatgaaacctaaaccctTCTAATTTGAATTCAACAACCCAAAAGAATCAAAGCAATATGAATTCAAGGCAAGATATTCGGATGAATTCCACAAACGaataattttcatgaaatcattggaaataaacaattcaaagaccaacaatggaatccaccattaaatctactaagtaaaattttcacaaatagctaccttttagctgtttctaacaagctataactataagttcattatttacaattcgtagctggtttttcctatatttagttcctggacgcgtcgcataaatatagccaaatatagactaaatacacggaactgttgagcaaataatgcctctatttaagaaaaaaaagttttttcaaaactaaacagaaatctatttttaatgttccataaatcacgcaaatctcattctcttccatatctaatcacatatctcattcaacatctaatcattcacataaaatttgaattaaaaaactctcttcatattttttcccaaaatataactaaaaaaaatctctttttaatgttccataaatcatgcaaagcttgatttgttcatcaactGAATTACATGTTTCACCGTGTAATTgcaactttttttattttttttatttttctgaaacttttagttgtttttcatatatatattttggctatatttttaattgtattttgattattatgttcaatattacttattctggtttctgttgactatatttagaaaaatttcagaaaaaaaaaagttgcagtgaaaacgttgctacctcaattatgaactcaattatgactatattttggctatattttttaattatattttgattaatatgttcaatattacttattttgGTTTCTGTtaactatatttcagatatatttttcatatattttgactatatttttcaaaatttcagaaaaataaaacaaaaatgaaaaagttgcagtgaaaatgttgttacctcaattatgaactcaacttgaattcgatatttcaacagatgaattcaaatatatattcgtcgtttaaaacgcaaaaataacagagaatcttatatattttaggaaatagagttgaattttgggggtaaaaggttgaaattaatgagcagttaatacagagtaaaaaaaggaaatgaaagaaataaaaaactgatttgaaaagcacgaaattaggggagatgaggagttagaaacgtgtatatttaggaaaaggggggagagagaaagtgtgcagctaaaaaataggggtgtggggagtggtaagttaattggtagaaaagtgggtagctataagttgtaaaaatataatattatagctactaaacttaattattaaaaagtatagttatgttccataaatatgtaacatagtaagctatgccaagtaaaaattacatctactaaactaagctaaacccaagctaaacaaactatgataatcctaTCATCACTCAAGTATTCATCATCAAAATCTAGTAACTGAAAtgtctaagtctagtatttatactcctagactaaagaagactaagttattacaaaaTGCCATTAaggaggcaagggccttgtttggctagttgagATGTTGACTTGGAATTCGAAAAGACTCCGTCTTTCACATATATccatcatccaatcctcaaaGCTTACAATTGTGACCATTTGCATCTATGCCCCTTCCTTTGCATGTCTAGCCACATTTGCATTTCTACCCCtttgcacttctagccactttgagtTCTAGGATCCTTTCTAGTAGATTCTTCTCCAAGCCTCGCCCAAGCTACCTTCCACACATCGTAAGAcatcttgtgtggcttgtaggagcctGCAAAGGCCTTCCATGCCATCCTTGTCATCCACGCCGCTTGTAGAGTTTGAAGTTCCATGACTTGGCCTTGGGTGGATATCTTGAAGTgaagtgtgccaagtaggatcatatcatcctccccttcttcaaaaggattcgtcctcgaatccgaacctagagaaacccaagggaagacatacgaaaacatactcctcaaggaatgcgggttagcacacaaagcaacaatcacatattcatgccaaggatgaacaaacttgtggtacaaccacacatctatgacaatcatgactaacatttgcacacatgaggtatcaagaagttgattcctccaaggttcatgacataatgatagagtaataaaaccaatggattcaaaatacgaagtatgcaactcgacattggttctatttgacatgtagcacaatgtccaaacaaggacactctcatttttcaaacaaGGACTCTCCCAAGATAG
Encoded proteins:
- the LOC132641119 gene encoding uncharacterized protein LOC132641119; translated protein: MIVRWWITALQLTELFVSSLVHLAYGFYIFSTAVAGDLSQALSDCFYKTNFEVIEDPKDNITSAKDLPPIVLVHGIFGFGKGRLGGLSYFAGAEKKDDRVLVPDLGSLTSIYDRARELFYYLKGGQVDYGEEHSKACGHSQFGQIYEQGHYPEWDEDHPIHFVGHSAGAQVVRVLQQMLADKAFKGYENTSEKWVLSITALSGAFNGTTRAYFDGMHPEDGKSLRPVSLLQLCRVGVIIYDWFDIPWLKNYYNFGFDHFNLSWRKIGIWGLIDCLLGNAGPFATGDWILPDLTLQGSIKLNSHLHMFPNTYYFSYATKRTSKVMGLTVPSGILGIHPLLFIRVLQMSLWRHPPDVPPPYKGYRDEDWWDNDGALNTISMTHPRFPVEHPSQLVVKDSDCQPLQPGIWYYKIVEGDHILFIVNRERAGFQFDLIYDSIFERCRKHAFRKNPTMPNHII